A genomic stretch from Mycobacterium paraterrae includes:
- a CDS encoding DHA2 family efflux MFS transporter permease subunit: MSTRRPVFRDHPVAALAVICLSVFVINVDATIVNVALPTLSNQLHADTAQLQWIVDAYTLVMAGLLLSVGSLSDRFGRLGWLNAGLALFALTSAIAAQTNSADQLIAARAAMGVGAAVIFPTTLGLITNIFTDPVSRAKAIGLWAAMVGVGVAVGPISGGWLLEHFWRGSIFMVNIPIALLAIVGGILFVPPSRDPNAPRVDIPGLLLSAAGITTLVYTVIQAPTWGWTNTRTVLGFGLAAAILAGFGLWERRSAHPMLDVSVFANRRFSGGSLAVTASFLTLFGFIFVITQYFQFVKEYSAFQSGARLLPVAISIAGASIIGPRLVERIGTTAMAAGGLAVFAAGLAWSSTVSAATNYPEMAMQMLLLGGGLGLTIAPATEAIMGSLSAEKASIGSAVNDTTREFGGTLGVAIAGSVFASIYSARIASATSLARLPAELHSAAGRSMAVAHSIIGHVPAALIPEVRAAVNAAFLDGYRVATLVCAGIAIGAAVIVAWLLPARAEQTVTADETVEPAHVAS; the protein is encoded by the coding sequence ATGAGTACACGTCGCCCCGTCTTCCGTGATCACCCTGTCGCCGCGTTGGCGGTGATTTGCCTGAGCGTCTTCGTGATCAACGTCGATGCCACCATCGTCAACGTCGCCCTACCCACGCTGTCGAATCAGTTGCACGCCGATACCGCGCAGCTGCAGTGGATCGTCGATGCCTACACCCTGGTGATGGCCGGGTTGCTGTTGTCGGTGGGCAGCCTGAGTGACCGCTTTGGCCGACTGGGTTGGCTCAACGCCGGACTCGCACTGTTCGCGCTGACGTCCGCGATTGCCGCGCAAACTAATTCGGCAGATCAGCTGATCGCCGCGCGCGCCGCAATGGGTGTCGGTGCCGCGGTGATCTTTCCGACCACATTGGGTTTGATCACCAACATCTTCACCGATCCGGTGTCACGGGCCAAGGCGATCGGGTTGTGGGCGGCCATGGTGGGAGTTGGCGTGGCGGTCGGACCGATCAGCGGGGGATGGCTGCTGGAGCATTTCTGGCGCGGCTCGATTTTCATGGTGAACATTCCGATCGCGCTGTTGGCCATTGTGGGCGGGATCTTGTTTGTGCCGCCTTCGCGGGACCCGAATGCCCCACGCGTCGACATTCCTGGATTGCTGCTGTCCGCAGCGGGCATCACCACGCTGGTCTATACCGTGATCCAAGCCCCGACATGGGGGTGGACGAACACCCGGACTGTCCTCGGATTCGGCCTCGCCGCAGCCATTTTGGCGGGCTTCGGGCTCTGGGAGCGGCGGAGCGCCCATCCCATGCTTGATGTCTCAGTATTCGCCAACCGCCGCTTCTCGGGGGGCAGCCTGGCTGTGACGGCAAGCTTTCTCACGTTGTTCGGCTTTATCTTCGTGATCACCCAATACTTCCAATTCGTCAAGGAATACAGTGCTTTTCAAAGCGGAGCCCGCTTGTTGCCGGTCGCTATTTCAATCGCTGGGGCCAGCATCATCGGACCCCGCCTCGTCGAGCGCATCGGCACCACAGCGATGGCCGCCGGCGGACTCGCCGTCTTCGCTGCCGGCCTGGCATGGTCGTCGACCGTCAGCGCCGCAACCAATTACCCCGAAATGGCCATGCAAATGCTGCTGCTCGGCGGCGGTTTAGGCCTAACGATTGCCCCGGCCACCGAGGCCATCATGGGTTCGCTGTCCGCCGAGAAAGCCAGCATAGGCTCGGCGGTCAACGACACCACCCGCGAATTCGGCGGCACCCTGGGCGTGGCCATCGCCGGTAGCGTCTTCGCCTCCATCTACAGTGCCCGGATCGCCTCGGCGACCAGCCTGGCCCGGCTGCCGGCTGAGCTGCACTCCGCGGCCGGCCGCTCGATGGCGGTGGCACACAGCATCATCGGCCACGTCCCTGCTGCGCTCATCCCCGAGGTACGGGCGGCGGTGAACGCCGCGTTCCTCGACGGCTATCGCGTTGCGACACTGGTCTGCGCTGGAATCGCCATCGGTGCAGCCGTCATCGTGGCATGGCTGCTTCCCGCCAGGGCCGAGCAGACCGTCACCGCAGACGAGACCGTTGAGCCCGCCCACGTTGCCTCGTGA
- a CDS encoding PIG-L deacetylase family protein: MNDYPAASRAPVLMVVHAHPDDESSQTGGTLACYAAAGWRTVLVTCTDGSQGDGGDGVKPGQLGHRPRQVAAQRLGELATAASILGICDLVTLGYPDSGVAGEDDPPLSTEAFSRRPLAPMALRLAEVLRAYRPDVLITYPPNGLSGHPDHIRTHDLVHSALAIAGVAGDEAPAAVPQLYYIALSRSRLASLATQARAELGPEAWLPPESMAIDDAQITTAVDITNYWNVKLAALGAHASQSDAAALLALFTAASRCDGARWFEEYVRVDPPNRRETGFRATSQ, from the coding sequence GTGAACGACTACCCAGCAGCGTCGCGCGCGCCGGTACTGATGGTGGTGCATGCCCATCCCGATGACGAGTCCAGCCAAACGGGTGGCACGTTGGCGTGTTACGCCGCAGCTGGCTGGCGCACGGTCTTGGTGACGTGTACCGACGGTAGCCAGGGGGACGGCGGTGACGGAGTCAAGCCGGGGCAACTCGGTCACCGCCCGCGCCAGGTCGCCGCCCAGCGCTTAGGCGAACTCGCCACCGCCGCAAGTATTTTAGGTATCTGCGATCTGGTCACGCTGGGCTACCCCGATTCAGGGGTGGCAGGCGAGGACGATCCGCCGTTATCGACCGAGGCATTCAGCCGTCGCCCGCTCGCGCCGATGGCGTTAAGGCTCGCGGAGGTGCTGCGTGCCTACCGTCCTGACGTTCTCATTACCTACCCGCCCAACGGATTATCGGGCCACCCCGATCACATCCGCACTCATGACCTGGTGCACTCAGCGCTTGCCATCGCAGGTGTCGCCGGCGACGAAGCGCCGGCCGCTGTTCCGCAGTTGTACTACATTGCGTTGTCCCGCAGCCGGTTAGCCTCACTGGCAACCCAGGCGCGCGCCGAGCTGGGTCCGGAGGCCTGGTTGCCGCCGGAATCGATGGCGATCGACGACGCCCAAATCACCACCGCCGTCGACATCACCAATTACTGGAACGTGAAGCTGGCTGCACTCGGCGCCCACGCCAGCCAGTCCGATGCGGCGGCACTGCTGGCTCTGTTCACCGCCGCGAGCCGGTGCGACGGTGCGAGGTGGTTCGAAGAATATGTCCGCGTCGATCCGCCCAACCGCCGCGAGACGGGCTTCCGGGCGACCTCGCAATGA
- a CDS encoding carboxymuconolactone decarboxylase family protein, producing MAPLTARVEDTLFTSLAPQIIKHIDAVSPRDADGLVGEVYRQMKREFQLVPPVTLHAPIPELLAGVWGMLRESIVAGPVSRRLREVVCEGVSAINQCSFCVDAHSTLLVGTGDTATAAAIRANRPDLIKDPTAREIARWAFANRQPGADILQQPPFTPEQAPELIASAASFHYIDRMVQVFLPPGPASLPATLRWLRGTTIRVAGTVAAKRIMAIEVPSGGAVGSLPEASPSPEFGWTAPRPALAAAFGSLEAVIDGLGNEVLTQPVRDLVHERVAAWNGQEPGISRSWVEDAVGELDSTDQAAGRLALLVAFAPYQIDDTVIADFRRSQPTDTELLAAVSWASFAATRKVSSWLAPPT from the coding sequence ATGGCGCCGTTAACCGCTCGTGTCGAGGACACATTGTTCACGTCCTTGGCTCCGCAAATCATCAAACACATCGATGCAGTATCTCCGCGTGATGCGGACGGTCTGGTTGGTGAGGTCTACCGGCAAATGAAGCGGGAGTTCCAGCTGGTCCCGCCGGTCACCCTGCACGCGCCCATACCTGAACTGCTGGCCGGGGTGTGGGGGATGCTGCGCGAATCCATCGTCGCAGGCCCAGTGAGCCGCCGACTGCGTGAAGTGGTGTGCGAAGGCGTATCTGCGATCAATCAGTGTTCGTTTTGCGTCGACGCCCACAGCACGTTGCTCGTCGGCACCGGCGATACCGCCACCGCCGCGGCGATCCGCGCCAATCGACCAGATCTCATCAAAGACCCCACCGCCCGTGAGATCGCGCGGTGGGCGTTCGCCAACCGCCAACCCGGCGCCGACATTTTGCAGCAGCCGCCGTTCACCCCAGAACAGGCACCCGAACTCATCGCCTCAGCGGCCAGCTTCCACTACATCGACCGGATGGTGCAGGTCTTTCTCCCCCCGGGTCCCGCCAGCCTGCCCGCCACACTGCGCTGGCTGCGGGGGACCACGATACGAGTGGCCGGCACGGTGGCCGCCAAGCGGATCATGGCCATCGAGGTCCCATCGGGGGGTGCGGTCGGTTCACTTCCCGAGGCGTCACCGTCACCGGAGTTCGGCTGGACTGCGCCCAGACCGGCGCTCGCCGCGGCGTTCGGCAGCTTGGAAGCCGTCATCGACGGCCTCGGTAATGAGGTCCTCACGCAACCGGTCCGGGATCTCGTGCACGAGCGCGTCGCGGCTTGGAATGGCCAAGAGCCCGGGATCAGCCGAAGCTGGGTCGAGGACGCCGTCGGCGAACTGGACAGCACGGACCAGGCCGCGGGCAGACTGGCCCTGCTGGTCGCATTTGCGCCCTATCAGATCGACGACACCGTCATCGCGGACTTCCGCCGCAGCCAACCCACCGACACCGAACTCCTCGCAGCGGTCTCCTGGGCCAGTTTCGCCGCCACCCGCAAAGTATCAAGCTGGTTGGCACCACCCACCTGA